The proteins below are encoded in one region of Halocatena salina:
- a CDS encoding GtrA family protein yields MTNSRLGALLLEMGTSVWLSGRFGQFLLVGLLGMFIDNAVLAVLMEVWQPPLVLAALGGKEASITAMFVLNEFWTFAETPTSQNRWIGTRLARSHLVRLVGTGVGVSVLMILNQMFDVWYLLANIIGIGTGFILNYTLESTITWQVHRT; encoded by the coding sequence GTGACCAACAGCCGCCTCGGAGCACTTCTACTAGAGATGGGAACGTCGGTGTGGCTAAGCGGTCGTTTCGGCCAGTTCCTCCTTGTTGGTCTGCTCGGCATGTTCATCGATAACGCTGTTCTTGCCGTACTGATGGAAGTCTGGCAGCCGCCGCTCGTGCTCGCTGCGCTCGGAGGAAAGGAAGCCTCGATCACGGCAATGTTCGTTCTTAACGAGTTTTGGACCTTCGCGGAAACTCCTACCTCCCAGAACCGTTGGATCGGCACTCGTTTGGCCCGTTCCCATCTCGTCCGACTCGTCGGCACTGGCGTCGGTGTATCCGTACTGATGATTCTCAACCAGATGTTTGATGTTTGGTATCTATTAGCCAATATCATCGGTATCGGTACCGGATTCATACTTAATTACACACTAGAATCGACTATCACGTGGCAGGTTCACCGAACCTGA
- a CDS encoding carbon starvation CstA family protein, with amino-acid sequence MVQVLWLIVTVLVLYSVGYLSYSKYLAGFVELDDEEETPAHKHDDGQEYVPAKKSVLLGHHYSSIAGGAPIIGPITAGAAFGWLPAVLWVAIGNPLFGAVHDFMSLSASLRHDGRSIGYIIGEYVGERSKNMLLWFAFLTLILVLAVFAYVVATIFDEYPSAATASVLYIGLALVFGVYLYQLDLPFIPGTVAFVSAVFVSVWIGIQYPIALFATGDLAPEVIVLFGEGGSWLPLASSLGENAAAWAPVIIIYAAIAAVLPVWMLLQPRDYLSSFLLYTGVGGMVLAAIAGTLLGLFEPVSYEGATYTLDSQLPAFLGFYSPAIGPIFPFLFVVIACGTVSGFHSLVSSGTTAKQLNKESDARSIGYGAMLGEGVLATTAIAALMIVGATEFDAGLAGAMANFPLGGAVMLHSFGIPLEYGTTFIGLVFVSFLLTSTDTAIRLGRYMMEEIVGTSDTSGESKLTSRLERLAVNRYTNAFFVQGVLAYVLIASGTWSSLWPLFGGANQTLAALALLAATVWLVNWDDSKQLLSTGVPMAIMLVITIVALLWIAFIKNPQTILETGATGLELASLVFQSILALVLVALAISVMKMGYDNVLSARGLDSLTGRETQEPADD; translated from the coding sequence ATGGTACAAGTACTCTGGCTTATCGTCACGGTGTTGGTGCTGTACAGCGTTGGATACCTCAGCTATTCGAAGTACCTCGCGGGATTCGTAGAGTTGGACGACGAAGAGGAGACACCGGCACACAAACACGACGACGGACAGGAATACGTTCCGGCGAAAAAATCGGTGTTACTCGGACACCACTACTCCAGCATCGCGGGGGGTGCGCCGATCATCGGACCGATCACTGCGGGAGCGGCGTTCGGATGGTTGCCCGCAGTGTTGTGGGTCGCCATCGGCAATCCGTTGTTCGGTGCTGTACACGATTTCATGTCGTTGAGCGCGAGCTTGCGCCACGATGGCCGTTCGATCGGCTACATCATCGGTGAGTACGTCGGCGAGCGCAGCAAGAACATGTTGTTGTGGTTCGCATTTTTGACTCTTATTCTCGTGCTCGCGGTGTTTGCGTACGTGGTCGCCACTATCTTCGACGAGTATCCGAGCGCGGCGACCGCCAGCGTGTTGTACATCGGACTCGCGCTAGTGTTCGGCGTCTATCTCTACCAGCTCGATTTACCGTTCATCCCGGGAACGGTCGCATTCGTGTCGGCCGTGTTCGTGAGCGTCTGGATCGGGATTCAGTACCCGATCGCGCTGTTCGCCACGGGAGATCTCGCCCCGGAGGTGATCGTCCTGTTCGGTGAGGGCGGGTCGTGGTTGCCCCTAGCGTCGTCACTCGGAGAGAACGCAGCAGCATGGGCACCGGTGATCATCATTTACGCCGCCATTGCGGCCGTACTCCCGGTGTGGATGTTGCTCCAACCCCGCGATTATCTCTCGTCGTTTCTGCTGTACACCGGCGTTGGCGGGATGGTGCTCGCCGCGATCGCCGGAACGCTGTTGGGGCTGTTCGAACCGGTTTCCTATGAGGGAGCTACGTACACTCTCGACTCCCAGCTCCCGGCGTTCCTCGGCTTTTACAGCCCGGCTATCGGTCCGATCTTCCCGTTCCTATTCGTCGTGATCGCGTGTGGAACGGTCAGCGGCTTTCACTCGCTGGTCTCTTCCGGGACGACCGCAAAGCAGCTCAACAAGGAGAGTGACGCTCGGTCGATCGGGTATGGAGCGATGCTCGGCGAAGGAGTGCTCGCCACCACGGCGATCGCCGCGTTGATGATCGTCGGCGCGACGGAATTCGACGCCGGACTCGCCGGTGCGATGGCGAACTTCCCGCTTGGCGGGGCAGTGATGCTGCACAGCTTCGGGATCCCGTTGGAGTACGGAACGACGTTCATCGGGCTGGTGTTCGTGAGTTTTCTGTTGACGAGCACCGACACCGCGATCCGACTTGGACGGTACATGATGGAGGAGATCGTCGGAACGTCCGACACGTCGGGCGAAAGCAAGCTGACGAGCCGTCTTGAGCGGCTCGCGGTGAATCGGTACACTAACGCTTTCTTCGTCCAGGGCGTGCTGGCCTACGTGCTTATCGCGAGTGGGACGTGGAGTAGCCTCTGGCCGCTGTTCGGTGGGGCAAACCAGACGCTCGCGGCTCTCGCGTTACTGGCGGCAACCGTGTGGCTCGTCAACTGGGACGACAGCAAACAACTCCTCAGCACGGGTGTCCCGATGGCCATCATGCTGGTCATCACGATCGTGGCCCTGCTGTGGATCGCCTTCATCAAAAACCCCCAAACCATCCTCGAAACCGGGGCGACCGGTCTCGAATTGGCGTCGCTGGTGTTCCAGAGTATCCTCGCGCTGGTGCTCGTCGCACTCGCCATCTCGGTGATGAAAATGGGATACGACAACGTCCTGAGCGCCAGAGGTCTGGATTCACTGACTGGACGGGAAACCCAAGAGCCTGCCGACGACTGA
- a CDS encoding ABC transporter ATP-binding protein, translating into MSSPNAIDAEALTKQYGSTRAVDALDLSIPPGTVYGFLGPNGAGKTTTIRMLVTLLQPTGGTAAIDGQPITDRDRVVSRLGYLPESPPLYEELTGREQLEYIAGLRDMSDDHATERIDELLELFSLTSDANKRINTYSKGMKQKTGIIQAILHDPPVVFLDEPTSGLDPRAARTVRDTIADLAAGETTVFLSTHILPVVDEIADTVGVLYDGDLVAEGPPENLKQRVGSGGSLEDAFLAVTDGDDLVGGR; encoded by the coding sequence ATGTCGTCTCCGAACGCGATCGACGCAGAGGCCCTCACGAAACAGTACGGTTCGACGCGGGCCGTTGACGCTCTCGACCTTTCGATTCCACCGGGAACGGTGTACGGATTTCTGGGACCGAATGGAGCCGGAAAAACGACAACGATTCGGATGTTGGTGACGCTGCTCCAGCCAACCGGTGGAACGGCCGCCATCGACGGACAGCCCATCACCGACCGCGATCGAGTAGTATCACGACTGGGATATCTGCCCGAGTCACCGCCGTTGTACGAGGAGCTGACGGGCCGCGAGCAGTTGGAGTACATCGCAGGACTGCGAGACATGTCCGACGACCACGCCACAGAGCGCATCGACGAGCTGTTGGAGCTGTTTTCGCTCACGAGCGACGCGAACAAACGCATCAACACCTACTCGAAAGGGATGAAACAGAAGACGGGGATCATTCAGGCCATTTTGCACGATCCGCCGGTCGTGTTTCTCGACGAGCCGACCAGCGGTCTCGATCCCCGTGCGGCGCGCACGGTTCGGGACACGATCGCTGATCTCGCGGCCGGAGAGACGACAGTGTTCCTCTCGACGCACATCCTGCCTGTGGTCGATGAGATCGCCGACACGGTGGGGGTGCTGTACGATGGTGACCTGGTAGCCGAGGGACCACCCGAGAATCTCAAACAGCGGGTCGGATCGGGTGGATCGCTCGAAGACGCGTTTCTCGCCGTGACTGACGGGGATGACCTCGTCGGGGGGCGATGA
- a CDS encoding aldehyde dehydrogenase family protein, which translates to MQRDNFDSERGTVSEDVRERHLEIADTVLSDEPYGQLIGGEWVESEDGEECAAIDATTGETLATYWRGTAQDVDRAVTAAQEAFNETWGSYNPMQRADALDDIADALEKRKQEIARIDSLEMGKANQHSLFVDATIMISQFRYFAGLARTADEGRRPSSASNKLAYTSREPYGVVGQISAWNFPSMFVAWKMGPALAAGNTIVFKPSPRAVLSTLEVAGVMNDHLPDGTVNVVPGTGPDVGARITNHPEIRKLSMTGSTAAGKSVMEGATSNLKAVSLELGGNNPNIVFPDANLDDAVEGALIGSFFNQGEQCTAGSRLFVHTDVHEEFLERFTEEMERLTVGDPLAPMTDIGPLVDHAHLDRVQNYVDTAVEEGATVAVGGGTPEAPDLAGAPVFEPTVLTDVENDDTVACDEVFGPVVSVIEWTDREEMIELANDTEYGLASAVWTTDLDTAHETADALEAGTVWINTYNDLFDNVPHGGYKQSGLGRELDKEAFESYRQTKTVVLNHGKLPRLG; encoded by the coding sequence ATGCAACGGGACAATTTCGACAGTGAGCGTGGAACCGTATCCGAGGACGTTCGAGAGCGCCATCTGGAGATCGCGGACACCGTTTTGTCCGACGAGCCGTACGGGCAGTTGATCGGTGGGGAGTGGGTCGAAAGCGAGGACGGGGAGGAGTGTGCGGCGATCGATGCGACGACCGGCGAGACGCTAGCAACGTACTGGCGTGGCACCGCTCAGGACGTCGACCGGGCGGTCACAGCCGCTCAAGAAGCGTTCAACGAGACGTGGGGGAGCTACAATCCCATGCAGCGCGCCGACGCCTTGGACGACATTGCCGACGCGCTGGAGAAACGCAAACAGGAGATCGCACGGATCGACTCCTTAGAGATGGGTAAGGCCAATCAACATTCCTTGTTCGTCGATGCGACGATCATGATCTCGCAGTTTCGCTATTTCGCGGGCCTTGCCCGAACGGCCGACGAGGGTCGTCGACCATCGAGCGCATCCAACAAGCTCGCGTACACCAGCCGTGAGCCGTACGGTGTGGTCGGACAGATCAGCGCGTGGAACTTCCCCTCGATGTTCGTCGCCTGGAAGATGGGTCCGGCGCTCGCGGCGGGCAACACCATCGTGTTCAAACCGTCACCGCGAGCGGTGCTCTCGACGCTCGAAGTGGCGGGCGTGATGAACGACCACCTTCCGGACGGCACGGTAAACGTCGTGCCCGGAACCGGTCCCGACGTGGGTGCGCGGATCACGAACCATCCGGAGATTCGGAAGCTGTCGATGACCGGCTCGACGGCAGCAGGCAAGAGCGTGATGGAAGGTGCAACGTCGAACCTCAAGGCGGTCTCGCTCGAACTCGGGGGAAACAACCCGAACATCGTCTTTCCCGACGCCAATCTCGACGACGCAGTCGAGGGTGCGCTCATCGGTTCGTTTTTCAATCAGGGCGAGCAGTGTACCGCAGGCTCGCGGCTGTTCGTTCATACTGACGTTCACGAGGAGTTCCTCGAACGATTCACCGAGGAAATGGAGCGGCTCACCGTCGGTGATCCGCTGGCCCCCATGACGGATATCGGTCCGTTGGTCGACCACGCCCACCTCGACCGCGTGCAAAACTACGTCGACACCGCTGTCGAAGAAGGAGCCACCGTCGCTGTGGGTGGTGGCACACCAGAGGCCCCCGATCTCGCGGGCGCCCCCGTTTTCGAACCGACGGTGCTCACTGACGTGGAAAACGACGACACTGTCGCGTGCGATGAGGTGTTCGGTCCCGTGGTGAGCGTGATCGAATGGACCGACCGCGAAGAGATGATCGAGCTGGCGAACGACACCGAATACGGACTCGCCTCGGCCGTTTGGACGACGGATCTCGACACGGCCCACGAAACCGCCGATGCGCTCGAAGCCGGTACCGTGTGGATCAACACGTACAACGACCTGTTCGACAACGTACCCCACGGCGGCTACAAACAGTCCGGTCTCGGGCGCGAACTCGACAAAGAGGCGTTCGAAAGCTACCGACAGACGAAAACCGTGGTGCTCAACCACGGGAAGCTCCCACGGCTCGGCTGA
- a CDS encoding aldehyde dehydrogenase family protein produces MASESEPESGSQNEQRAIHERHAEAAQEVIPDQLGLYIGGEWVESASGATLETHDPTTGELLAEVSAGNAADVDRAVSAAQEAFEEWESVSPAKRQRLLETIADRIESELDAFARLDVLDNGKPITEARGDAYLAAEHFRYFAGIARDSEGETVPTDGSRRVTTVKEPYGVVGAIIPWNFPLLMAAWKLAPALAAGNTVVLKPAEQTPLSALKLMAEIDDALPAGVVNVVPGYGSDAGEPLTSHSGVRKLAFTGSTAVGKQVMKNAAETVTDVTLELGGKSPIIVYPDADLETAVQSTVLAIFYNTGECCTAGSRLFIHEEIESEFMDRLVAAAEDLTVGDPLLDSTRLGPKVSAEQRDRTLSYVEKAREDGASILTGGGVPEADALSEGCFVEPTLIADIDHDHEAVQEEIFGPVLEVFSWESYEEMIELANDVEYGLASGVITSDIEQANHTARDLEAGTVWVNQYNDFPTGMPFGGYKQSGIGRERGRETLEQYTQTKSIDISL; encoded by the coding sequence ATGGCATCCGAATCCGAACCGGAATCTGGTTCTCAAAACGAGCAGCGTGCCATCCACGAGCGACACGCCGAGGCGGCCCAAGAGGTCATCCCGGACCAACTCGGACTGTACATTGGTGGTGAATGGGTCGAGAGCGCCTCTGGGGCAACGCTCGAAACGCACGATCCGACCACGGGCGAGCTGCTCGCCGAGGTTTCGGCGGGGAACGCGGCGGACGTCGACCGGGCGGTGAGTGCGGCCCAAGAAGCGTTCGAGGAGTGGGAAAGCGTGTCGCCAGCAAAACGCCAGCGGCTACTCGAAACGATCGCCGACCGGATCGAAAGCGAACTGGACGCGTTCGCGCGCCTTGATGTGCTCGACAACGGGAAGCCGATCACGGAGGCCCGTGGTGATGCGTATCTGGCGGCTGAACATTTCCGGTATTTCGCGGGGATCGCACGCGATTCGGAGGGAGAAACTGTTCCGACCGATGGCTCCCGGCGGGTGACGACGGTGAAAGAGCCGTACGGAGTGGTCGGTGCGATCATTCCGTGGAACTTTCCGCTGTTGATGGCGGCGTGGAAACTCGCCCCCGCATTGGCAGCCGGTAACACGGTGGTGTTGAAACCGGCCGAACAGACGCCCCTCTCGGCGTTGAAGCTGATGGCAGAGATCGACGACGCGCTTCCGGCGGGCGTCGTGAACGTCGTTCCCGGCTACGGTTCCGACGCCGGTGAACCACTCACGAGTCACTCGGGCGTCCGAAAGCTCGCGTTCACCGGCTCGACGGCGGTGGGCAAGCAGGTGATGAAAAACGCTGCCGAAACGGTGACCGACGTGACGCTCGAACTCGGTGGCAAGAGTCCCATCATCGTGTACCCGGACGCAGATCTGGAAACGGCCGTTCAATCGACTGTGCTGGCCATCTTCTACAACACGGGAGAATGTTGTACCGCAGGCTCGCGGCTGTTCATCCACGAAGAGATCGAATCCGAGTTCATGGATCGGCTGGTCGCAGCCGCAGAGGATCTCACCGTCGGTGATCCGTTGCTCGATTCGACCCGACTCGGACCGAAAGTCTCTGCAGAACAGCGCGATCGAACGTTGTCGTACGTCGAGAAAGCCCGCGAGGATGGTGCCTCGATCCTGACCGGCGGCGGCGTGCCCGAGGCGGACGCGCTGTCCGAGGGCTGTTTCGTCGAACCGACGCTCATCGCCGACATCGACCACGACCACGAGGCCGTCCAAGAGGAGATCTTCGGTCCCGTGCTTGAAGTGTTCTCGTGGGAGAGCTACGAGGAGATGATCGAGCTGGCAAACGACGTGGAGTACGGACTCGCCTCGGGTGTCATCACCAGCGACATCGAACAGGCAAACCACACGGCTCGGGATCTCGAAGCCGGCACGGTGTGGGTCAACCAGTACAACGACTTCCCGACCGGCATGCCGTTTGGCGGCTACAAACAGTCGGGGATCGGCCGAGAGCGCGGTCGGGAAACGCTCGAACAGTACACCCAAACCAAAAGCATCGATATCTCGTTGTGA
- a CDS encoding acyl-CoA thioesterase, with translation MSQTEPFTTEIAVRYRDLDPENHVNNAVYGTYIEQARLTYLDHVLEKAADDSRVVIAHLSIDYQRPVTLSDESVAVTVRTTELNDSSIPMEFELRTSDGIAATGESVMVTVDEDGDPRPIPSAWRDRITSFEPAL, from the coding sequence ATGAGTCAGACGGAGCCGTTCACGACAGAAATCGCCGTGCGGTATCGGGATCTCGATCCGGAAAACCACGTCAACAACGCCGTGTATGGCACGTACATCGAACAGGCCCGGTTAACGTATCTCGACCACGTCCTTGAGAAGGCAGCTGACGACAGTCGTGTCGTCATCGCTCATCTCTCGATCGACTACCAGCGACCGGTGACGCTGTCTGATGAGTCGGTCGCGGTCACGGTGCGGACGACGGAACTGAACGACTCGAGCATCCCGATGGAGTTCGAACTCCGGACGAGCGACGGCATCGCGGCTACCGGAGAGTCGGTGATGGTAACTGTCGACGAGGACGGCGACCCCCGGCCGATCCCATCGGCGTGGCGCGATCGGATCACATCCTTCGAACCCGCTCTGTGA
- a CDS encoding ATP-dependent DNA helicase — translation MSDTGERTVSRRSIDAAWADLFPFDPYPQQTDGVEHVLSVCRDGGYLLLEGACGTGKTLIALVAGTQLLEEERVDRVMAVTPVKQQLKQFVTDLEAINEHRTERDPIAGLVMVGKRDMLPYARVGTLPGDGSVQAVSSELRETTAALIRRDATHELAVQQGDLDGRLDVCSVPDCDRLSYASEECPDHRNDREEDTSWYDPVRAAALCHLASSMDGPRLETAGVSAPYPESPPHTRDVLVDPETTGADAGHFDPFYARFFANEEWVPFGFGESKTNVLTSDTIVRAAVSRGMCPHEAMASLMEVADVLVGNYNHAFDPVTRQLTDEKAGVLDSGTMLVVDEAHMLEERVRDLLSETLGVHSLRTAHKDIALAREYLSGTGGEPGADPSAHRREAQSVLSEFNGIDQTSLRVGQEFIEWLLSAMDDEVTALLREEYTDWQRQFREGSLPEIDHEIPLRDPHVVESDRLTDAASNAFDGTVWREMKSIGAAVAAVHDNDSQTDRTPVADGAGRFLEQWGTANDGTYFREIELEYAPKPTEDTTLPDWATAYNSALSLYNCIPHEPLADVFGDLAGGVLMSATLEPFDVYKRVSGLDRLSDVPDGTEETEDTCRVATASYGLSFPPENRASWIVDLPPFTYRNRGDPVTDYEEMTDARRAHAGAIVTIARSPGNVLLCLPSYAEAEWAVEYLTDTVSKPVLRDRSTESDVTDAMLDRFFRDDETDRVLVTSARGTVTEGVDYKGHRLHTAAVVGVPYANTATPRMKAVMNAYDQEFDAEGFEYAVQIPAVRKARQAIGRVLRGHDEVGTRLLLDRRYRPDAPRSVSTLLSADRTEFSTVSPDMLEFALDQFWGR, via the coding sequence GTGAGCGACACTGGCGAGCGGACGGTTTCCCGACGATCCATCGATGCCGCGTGGGCCGATCTGTTTCCCTTCGATCCGTACCCCCAACAGACGGACGGCGTAGAGCACGTGTTGTCGGTGTGTCGGGACGGTGGGTATCTACTCCTCGAAGGAGCGTGTGGAACGGGTAAAACCCTCATCGCGCTTGTCGCCGGGACGCAACTGCTCGAAGAGGAGCGGGTTGACCGCGTGATGGCGGTAACACCGGTCAAACAGCAACTGAAACAGTTTGTCACCGATCTGGAAGCCATCAATGAGCATCGCACCGAGCGCGACCCCATCGCCGGCTTGGTGATGGTGGGCAAACGCGACATGCTTCCCTACGCCCGTGTCGGAACGCTTCCCGGAGACGGCAGCGTTCAGGCGGTATCGAGTGAGCTCCGCGAGACGACGGCGGCACTCATCCGCCGTGATGCAACCCACGAGCTTGCCGTTCAGCAGGGAGACCTAGACGGACGGCTCGATGTCTGTTCGGTTCCGGACTGTGATCGGCTCTCGTACGCATCCGAGGAGTGTCCTGACCATCGGAACGACCGCGAGGAGGACACTTCGTGGTACGATCCGGTTCGTGCAGCAGCGCTCTGTCACCTCGCCTCGTCGATGGACGGCCCGCGTCTGGAAACCGCTGGCGTGAGCGCCCCCTATCCGGAATCCCCTCCCCATACGCGTGATGTCCTCGTCGATCCCGAGACCACCGGAGCTGACGCTGGTCACTTCGATCCGTTTTATGCGCGCTTTTTCGCGAACGAAGAGTGGGTACCGTTCGGTTTCGGCGAAAGCAAAACGAACGTGCTCACCAGCGACACCATCGTTCGGGCCGCAGTTTCGCGGGGGATGTGCCCGCACGAGGCGATGGCTTCGCTGATGGAAGTCGCGGACGTGCTGGTCGGAAACTACAACCACGCGTTCGATCCCGTGACCCGCCAGCTCACCGACGAGAAAGCCGGTGTCCTCGACTCAGGAACGATGCTCGTCGTCGACGAGGCGCACATGCTCGAAGAGCGAGTGCGGGACCTCCTGTCGGAGACGCTCGGAGTGCATTCGCTCCGAACGGCCCACAAGGACATCGCATTGGCCCGTGAGTATCTCTCGGGGACGGGGGGCGAGCCGGGAGCCGATCCGAGCGCGCACCGACGCGAGGCCCAGTCCGTGCTTTCGGAGTTCAATGGGATCGATCAGACGTCGCTTCGAGTGGGACAGGAGTTCATCGAATGGCTTCTCAGTGCGATGGACGATGAGGTGACCGCGCTGCTACGCGAGGAGTACACCGATTGGCAGCGCCAGTTTCGGGAGGGATCACTTCCGGAGATCGATCACGAGATCCCGCTGCGTGATCCCCACGTCGTCGAATCCGATCGGCTCACCGACGCAGCCAGCAACGCGTTCGACGGCACTGTCTGGCGAGAAATGAAGTCCATCGGCGCTGCCGTGGCCGCCGTACACGACAACGACAGCCAGACGGATCGCACGCCGGTCGCCGATGGAGCGGGACGGTTTCTCGAACAGTGGGGAACTGCTAATGACGGAACGTACTTCCGGGAGATCGAACTCGAATACGCACCGAAACCGACCGAAGATACGACGTTGCCCGACTGGGCGACCGCGTACAACAGTGCGCTGTCGCTGTACAACTGCATTCCACACGAACCGCTCGCGGACGTGTTCGGCGATCTCGCTGGTGGTGTGCTCATGTCCGCAACGCTCGAACCGTTCGACGTGTACAAGCGTGTGAGTGGTCTCGACCGACTGTCCGACGTGCCAGACGGGACAGAAGAGACCGAGGATACATGCCGGGTGGCGACGGCGAGCTACGGCCTGTCGTTTCCCCCCGAGAATCGAGCGAGTTGGATCGTGGATCTGCCGCCGTTCACCTACCGGAACCGGGGAGATCCAGTAACAGACTACGAGGAGATGACCGATGCTCGGCGAGCACACGCCGGTGCCATCGTGACGATCGCCCGCAGTCCGGGCAACGTGTTACTCTGTCTTCCCTCGTATGCCGAAGCGGAGTGGGCAGTCGAATACCTCACGGACACCGTTTCAAAGCCCGTGTTACGCGATCGATCGACCGAGAGCGACGTGACCGACGCGATGCTCGATCGGTTTTTCCGGGACGACGAGACCGATCGAGTGCTCGTCACGAGCGCACGCGGAACGGTCACCGAGGGCGTCGACTACAAGGGCCACCGGCTCCATACGGCTGCCGTCGTCGGGGTGCCGTACGCCAACACCGCAACCCCGCGCATGAAAGCCGTGATGAACGCCTACGATCAGGAGTTCGACGCCGAGGGGTTCGAGTACGCGGTCCAAATCCCTGCTGTGCGGAAAGCACGCCAAGCGATCGGACGTGTGCTGCGGGGCCACGACGAGGTGGGAACGCGACTGCTCCTCGATCGGCGCTATCGTCCCGACGCACCACGTTCGGTTTCCACACTCTTATCGGCCGATCGCACCGAATTTTCCACCGTCAGCCCCGATATGCTCGAGTTCGCGCTCGATCAGTTCTGGGGCCGATAG
- the ahbB gene encoding siroheme decarboxylase subunit beta: MSALENDWRASLDAVDAELIDGYQSGVPVERRPFRSIGDTLGISETEALSRVQHLREAGVFRRFGAVLNPPVIGSSTLAAVQAPEDRFGEIATMINQYQQVNHNYRRDHEWNMWFVITAATQERRDRIIEEIAAETGDVLVLPLVTDYYIDLEFPVVNADRFARESLGQTTVTATQVSENATADLSTLDRRLLVAIQDGLPLTRTPYSDVAETINASTETVVASIDRLLENGCIKRIGCVVNHVVTGFDNNCMVVWDVPAESLDTYGERVGALPYVTLCYHRPRRPELNWPYTLFTMIHGRDAAAVEERIDELANEHLPVEHERLYSTETLKQTGARYESLLRD; this comes from the coding sequence ATGAGCGCGTTGGAGAACGACTGGCGGGCATCTCTCGATGCCGTCGACGCGGAACTCATCGACGGGTACCAGAGTGGTGTTCCTGTCGAACGCCGGCCGTTCCGTTCGATCGGCGACACGCTCGGTATCAGCGAGACAGAGGCGTTGTCTCGGGTCCAACACCTCCGGGAAGCGGGCGTGTTCCGTCGGTTCGGGGCGGTGTTGAATCCGCCAGTGATCGGGAGTTCGACGCTCGCAGCGGTGCAGGCACCTGAAGACCGGTTCGGTGAGATCGCCACGATGATCAACCAGTACCAGCAGGTGAACCACAACTATCGCCGGGATCACGAATGGAACATGTGGTTCGTTATCACTGCTGCAACTCAGGAACGGCGCGATCGGATCATCGAGGAGATCGCCGCGGAGACCGGTGACGTGCTCGTGCTACCGCTGGTGACCGATTACTACATCGATCTCGAATTTCCTGTCGTGAACGCCGATCGTTTCGCTCGGGAGAGTCTTGGCCAGACAACTGTGACTGCGACACAGGTCAGTGAGAACGCCACCGCCGACCTTTCAACGCTCGACCGGCGGCTCCTCGTAGCGATTCAAGACGGACTTCCACTCACGAGAACGCCGTACAGCGATGTTGCGGAGACGATCAACGCCAGCACGGAGACGGTCGTTGCGAGCATCGACCGCCTGCTCGAAAACGGCTGTATCAAACGGATCGGGTGTGTCGTGAATCACGTCGTAACCGGCTTCGACAACAACTGTATGGTTGTTTGGGACGTTCCCGCCGAGTCACTCGACACCTACGGCGAGCGGGTCGGTGCGCTCCCCTACGTGACGCTCTGTTATCACCGACCGCGCCGTCCCGAACTGAACTGGCCGTACACCCTGTTTACGATGATCCACGGCCGGGACGCTGCTGCCGTCGAAGAACGTATCGACGAATTGGCGAATGAACATCTTCCAGTCGAACACGAACGGCTCTATTCGACTGAAACGTTGAAACAAACCGGTGCGCGCTACGAGTCCCTTCTCAGAGACTGA
- a CDS encoding PH domain-containing protein, with the protein MQGNSDAPSWVTLTEGEQLVWSGHPSLRSVGGTFVVGLILIAVGIGVGILFEGVIQLLSLVPIGLGLFTAGVTYVNYRSVQYVLTAEEVYKKTGIISRNVVNIRLDRIQNTSYTQSLPERFLGYGHIQIDTAGTGGSDLVLTNVPNPEYVNGLITEYLDNVRPQPDDQRQTA; encoded by the coding sequence ATGCAGGGAAACTCAGACGCACCGTCGTGGGTCACCCTCACCGAGGGTGAACAGCTCGTGTGGAGTGGGCATCCGAGTTTGCGGTCGGTCGGTGGTACGTTCGTCGTTGGGCTCATCCTCATCGCCGTCGGTATCGGGGTTGGGATCCTCTTCGAGGGAGTAATACAGCTTCTCTCGCTTGTCCCTATCGGTCTGGGTCTTTTCACCGCTGGAGTGACGTATGTGAACTACCGGAGCGTTCAGTACGTTCTGACGGCCGAGGAGGTGTATAAGAAAACGGGAATCATCTCTCGCAACGTCGTGAACATTCGTCTCGACCGTATTCAGAACACGTCCTACACGCAATCGCTCCCCGAGCGATTTCTGGGCTACGGGCATATCCAGATCGATACGGCTGGGACCGGCGGATCGGATCTCGTCCTCACAAACGTTCCGAACCCGGAATATGTAAATGGATTGATCACCGAGTATCTCGACAACGTTCGACCACAGCCTGACGATCAGCGCCAGACGGCGTGA